Part of the Ornithodoros turicata isolate Travis chromosome 6, ASM3712646v1, whole genome shotgun sequence genome, GTTTCGGTCtgtccaccaacgtcatgatgacgtttctcgggtagaggtttatacaTAAACAAACCTTCGTAAACACGAAGCTGCAGCATAGAGACCCCATCGGTATGATCAGCATCTTACGAGAAGAGATGAGTCCCCATATAGTTCAGTACAATGCAGAGGACAATGGTAAACATTTAATCAATATCAAAACTCGCCAGCTGCAGTCCCCTTAAGAATTAGCTGAATGACCCTAACACGTCTTTTAGCACGGAAAACCCGTCCTCGCACTGTTCTTGCAAACATCCGAGACGCACACTCCGGGATTCCAGTCGTAGACGGCCCTCAGGGTCGGGTACCTGCCGTACCTACACCGGTTATCGATGTCGTCCGCCTCCGTCCTCGATACGCCGAAACATGTTATCTTTGTCCTTCGCCATATCTCGCACAGGAAGTTGTGAACGTGGTAGCGTCCAACGTGGATTGTAAAAAGCCAACGCCGATGGTCTTCACAAAGCGACCCATCGAAGAAAGGGGTCGGTGTTGTTCTACACGAGTACTCCTGGCACGGACTCTCGTCTTCCTCTATTGGGTAATTGCTGCTGCGTGTGTCCTGCGAAATGTTGTAGATATCGACGCCGGACACTTCGTACCTCTCCACTTCAGGACTGAGCATGACGCATATTCGGGATCTCATGGAATGGTATTCCTTCCCCCCGTGCCTCTTCACGTATGCCTCGATGATGTCGATGGTGAACTTGCTGTAGAACCtgaacaaaaagaaatacaCATTAGTTGCTCTCGTGCAAAGTGCTCAAAAGTAAGCCTCCGATGGTCTCTCACGGGCGTTCGCAACTGTATCGCAAACTTCTGAGCGATTATGCCACGTTGGATAGCCAAACTTTATTGCCTTCCAGTATGCTCCGTGTCCATGATAAGACATCTCCAAAAACTACCGCTACCCTATAGCCATTGGCAACATAAGTCATACGCGCGACGCGCGCCAGTGGCCAATCAGGGAttagcatagattgagaagttacctgtcTGAAGAACTCTGAAAgaaagttaccgtgtgcaaaatgcaactaagttaataacgaagttcttcagcatgaagtGTAACTCGGAGTTACTGAGTTgcttaaaaaaaaacgagttacttccaagttacttaggACACAAAAAAGCATCACGCAGGTTGCAGCGCGcttgagcagttgagttagaccttgagttgcctgcggaggagtgcaacacgcttagatccttttcgtttatgtccaacaatagacctccctgtttgtaaacaaatgacgtcatagtgttcaacagcgccacaaatttggtagaattggactacgctcgaagctagaggtgaacactTCGTGGaccccagccctctccttccgatttgtttcggtttcagtctgtctaccaacgtcatgatgacgtttctctggtagaggtctattcgaacgctttgcatcttactccttgtgggcgcacaatggttcagcttcatttcaatggcagcggttcttacttcctgaataaaatactgtcattggtTGAATATCACGTgctatggcaaaaaatgccatgaaggaaccggagagaaagcaagaaaatatgtggacgcgaGTGAAAAGTAACTTGGATCTTAACTGAAGTTACTTtcgcaaagttacctgaaaaaggaaagagTTCCTCTGAAGGTTACCacagcgcaaaagtaccgagttacaaGTAGTagtaagttacaagttaccaagaaaaggaacttagttacagtaacgagttacctcgaactctttGGATTAGCCTCGGGTTAGGTTCATCCGGTCGCGATACTTTCCGGGAGATCCCATAGATGGCGCCATTGCTCAGAGGattgcagagccgtatatagagagagtttggccatcttttgatcttttgccgcttcacgAACGGAGCCTGTTTTCACGTCAGGGCCGGtgttgcaccgcccaaaaagcctgaatcgaagcgaaatccgcttatcagccagcgGGTAGGCGCCATCTTAATGCAGTTCATCGGCTGGTCGACATGTACTACTCttgtcgcgctcaatgtaatctaccAGGCTCGCCGGCTTATCGCCCACAGGCACCTGTGAAATTGGGGCTTTGTTACAaaactgaaaggattcaaggacgaagAGGGTCTCGAAGGACGCGCTACGCACGTGCCCTCCCCCTTGCATCGTGACCGTTCTTTGTATCAACATGGCATCGGCAACAGGCTGACGACTGGACAACGGTAGAGCGCGAAGaaggaggtcgttcagccgcgACGTCGCATAACGCGGTTCGAGTTAgtctcctcctaatggccaaactctctgtATAAACGGCTCTGGAGGATTGCTTGGGGGAATCGGATCGCGGCAGCATTTGCACGAAGGGAAGTGTGCACCAGGTTGATGAAGATGTCAATGGAATGCTGCGTTCGTGCGCGCATTTTTGGGGGTACCTCTTGAATAGCGGGGCCGGCAATGACAAGGAGTGACCTTTGCGAGTGCTATGAgtgctgcagtatcttgctcgaAATCATGCGGAAATGGGGTTATGCGGAATTTCTTTCATTGAGAGAGTACTAAAGCATTCGCATGGCATGCCGTCCATCCGCGCATGCTTTGGGAGAATTCAGACGTTGAGGAAAGCTCTGCGTTAAAACGCCGCATGCGGTTGGGTCTCTCAAAAGTAGGACGTCAGGAGATCCTTAGCCATTCTTTCCTTCTCCAATACAGGAAAAGGTTCTTGCACTACGAAGAACACTCGAATAGCGGTCATTTTTTCTGTGTGCAAAAGCGATATGCATGTCATTTCgctgtcataaaaaaaaaatcactgacTCACATCCTTGCCAAACGCCAGTCTGTGTACTCTTTTAGCAGCAAAAATGAATGTTCCTCCAGAAGAGATCCGATGCTTTGCAGTGGGTAAGCGTCCATTTCCTGAAGTTCTATGAGGCCGACCATGCCATGGGTGATGCCAACATGCGCCTGCAATTCCTCCTTGAGCCTCTTCAGACCCTGGGCCATGACGTGCGTGTAATTGCGAGGATGTCGGTAGAGATAGTAGACGCGATCATATTTGTACTTGTCGGTGAAATTCTTCATAATCTGTTGAGAGAAATTCATTGAGGAAACACTTCTGGCGCGTGGGACTATGCGGCAGATTTGCGGTGACTACACCACGGCATGGACTACCGAATTGCTACGACGCACGCCAGGTTCGAACTAGGGTTCGGAATACCGTTACGGAATAGGATAAAATGCCGTGGATTTTGAAATGTGAATCCCAGGACGGGGGCGGACCCATACTCCCGGTTTGTTTGTGGGGGCGCCTAGTAGGGGATGGCGGAGAGGGAAGTCGTTTGGGGGGGGAAGCGATCCTCCAACCCCCCTTTTGATCCGCTGCTGTCCCCGAACCGGATATGCTATCCCTGGAGCTATCCCTTGGATCCTAAGATTCACCCCCTTCACAACTGGAGGTTGTCCAGGGTTCGCAGCGGCTGCATGCGGCCTGTCACTCATTTGAGTTAAACCCTTTTATCGTTTGTAAAAAGTGAAATGGTTTAACTCAAATgagtgacacggcgtggcgccacatgtagccgctgacgctgggaacTCTAGCGGCCAACAGTGAAAGGGCGAATAGGACTGTATCCGCCTGCAAGTCCATGCTATCGCAAAACGAGATCAGCTCAAAACTGCTCACCGGGCGAAAAGTTTCGCCGCCTCGCATTACAAGAATTCGCGTCGTACCGGAATATTGACTTGGGCTGTGGAATGAGTTTCTTCTTGTCTGCTACAGAATACTTTCTTACCGCGAACATATTGAACGGTGCGTTTCGCTGTTCTGTCCTTCCACAGTAACTGTTGTGTGCTGATCTGGAGCAGCGGCTGtctccattttctcttttcacaTTATACACGTATTCGTGAGGATCAAAGCAACAAAAAGActctgcaatactttgtgtaGCGTTATGGATCGGAAGACTCCTGTTCTCAGCTATAGCTCGCGTGGCTCACATGCGcaggcttttacgtatttggagtattgtatctaaaatactgtattttcgATACAATTTGCGGCATTTTGGTACtgtactttttcttttgtgtatttgtactctatttaaaatacattttatgggaTTTTCTACTcgatactctaattacatactttggatctccctctcaaactttctgtgtctctcgtctttccattatcttacttgttcagtggaaatttcctgattccctcggacttgacccggacattggcccttcttggaagccccgtgtgtactaatccttggccgactgagggttctattatgtgtgccctgacatggtaacgccgaattctgacctcgccgaccAGGGAcctgctttgttctgggtcacatatacttagtggtgATATGTGGTATCTCTTGTCATATTTTGGGAACTTAgatgtttagatgactcctatcacacagggacagcttgcgtagtacgcggggcttaggtgattcatgtcacatagcggcgacttgccgcattgaccagtgactggtgactttGCGTTCAatgataaatagtatcttaattgtatttcaaatacttttgaagtattttgtactcttactttcattttcatgtatttatacacgatcttaattacattctaacttTAGTAtctattatcttatcttaaatacattttggaGTCTCCTGTACATGTCTGCATGCAACTATAGTGCGGTGCGCCAACTCTGTCTGTGGCTCTGTAACGCGTGGACCCACTAAACAGTCCTCCCTTTTCACGTGTTTCCATGTTTTCACATAGTCGTGTACTTACGTTGACAAAATCATGTGGATCATGGAGCGCTTCCTCGAGGCCATACATCGTGCGAACCATTCCATGCGATTCAGCAGTCGTATCATCATCGACGATTATTCCTACCGCTGTCACGTTGGCGTGTTCCCTCGCCAAGACCGCCATTCGTTCCATTTCATTGGTTCCCTGTAGTCTCTTGTAGAGCGTACCGCAGCAGAAGATCACTTGGGTGCAGTATTCGTACGGGAAATTGTCGCCGTACCAGTGACGGCTGTCGTCAGGCAAAGGTGTTACCATGCACACCACGTCCGTGCGTCCGTCAGAGTTTCCATTGCCGTCGTGCTCGTAACCGTATTCTGTCGTGGAACTGGTTCCTATGTCCTCGTTCATAGCCGTTGCGGGTTTTCCGTGACCACCTCCGTCAGACTGTCCTCACGCAGTAAGGGACGCAGATATTTTACACATGCACACGCAACGCTCATTTGCAAATGCAAAAACTTGATTGCAAAAACAAGGATGACTTTGCACGAGGATCTGGGGCAGTCAAAGGTGGTTAAAGGGCTGTGTTGAGGTACGGTGAACCCTccttattatgaccatggtcgttcccgaaagttttggtcataatgcagaattgtcata contains:
- the LOC135398290 gene encoding uncharacterized protein LOC135398290, yielding MASKRGKTAERPHTTTRTDLGTTTRYARADQPRRYRLSPQRSASVTRGATRTRAISRQATKTQALTEDVDNRDTRRKQAASLKKAIKEVPEAEAPLRALYPDAAVTGVLPGDTVATTAEEDTSEEVEEKEHQEAPQSLQMVFYIGLLFMLAVCSALLISFLSSMGKDETESIADTTGPHGGSGGSDGGGHGKPATAMNEDIGTSSTTEYGYEHDGNGNSDGRTDVVCMVTPLPDDSRHWYGDNFPYEYCTQVIFCCGTLYKRLQGTNEMERMAVLAREHANVTAVGIIVDDDTTAESHGMVRTMYGLEEALHDPHDFVNIMKNFTDKYKYDRVYYLYRHPRNYTHVMAQGLKRLKEELQAHVGITHGMVGLIELQEMDAYPLQSIGSLLEEHSFLLLKEYTDWRLARMFYSKFTIDIIEAYVKRHGGKEYHSMRSRICVMLSPEVERYEVSGVDIYNISQDTRSSNYPIEEDESPCQEYSCRTTPTPFFDGSLCEDHRRWLFTIHVGRYHVHNFLCEIWRRTKITCFGVSRTEADDIDNRCRYGRYPTLRAVYDWNPGVCVSDVCKNSARTGFPC